One genomic region from Eptesicus fuscus isolate TK198812 chromosome 4, DD_ASM_mEF_20220401, whole genome shotgun sequence encodes:
- the ERAP2 gene encoding LOW QUALITY PROTEIN: endoplasmic reticulum aminopeptidase 2 (The sequence of the model RefSeq protein was modified relative to this genomic sequence to represent the inferred CDS: substituted 4 bases at 4 genomic stop codons) — protein MARTEGIKLLYCSSRLNQCIKTLFRSYVAQLEPIXCYEDYESXSGEXHIFXRIDLIFHSSAMVNSHRKRIFNVYIGFYCTAIILPKICICSRFSMPSSDQFNQDLGAFPAATNGEPFPWHELRLPNTVIPLHYDLFVHPNLTSLDFVASEKIEVLVRDATQFIILHSKDLEIMNVTLHSEEDLRYRKPGRKLDVLSYPAHEQIALLVPEKLTADLKYYVAIDFQGKLADGFEGFYKSTYRTVGGETRTIAVTDFEPTEARMAFPCFDEPLFKANFSITIRRESRHIALSNMPKVKTIELEGGLLEDHFETTVKMSTYLVAYIVCDFMSVSGTTSSGVKVSIYASPDKWSQTHYALEASLKLLDFYESYFDINYPLPKLDLIAIPDFGSGAMENWGLITYRETSLLFDPKTSSAFDKLWVTRVIAHELAHQWFGNLVTMEWWNDIWLNEGFAKYMELISVNATYPELQFDDYFLEVCFEVIKRDSLNSSHPISNQAKTPTQIQEMFDTISYNKGACILNMLKDFLSEEKFRKGIIHYLKKFSYRNAKNDDLWRSMSNGCLEGDFTSGGFCYSDSKRTSSTLTFQGEDVEVKEMMATWTLQKGIPLVVVEREGRSLRLRQERFLSGVFKEDPAWRALQERYLWHIPLTYSTSSSNVIHRHILKSKTDILDLPENTHWVKFNVNSNGYYIVHYEGHGWDQLIQQLNQNHTLLRPKDRTGLIHDAFQLVSAGRLTLDKALNLTRYLQHETSSLALLKGLGYLELFYHMMDRRNISDVTENLKHYLLRYFKPVIDTQSWSDEGSAWDRMLRSTLLKLACDLNHAPCIRKATDLFSQWMESSGKLNIPTDVLKIVYSVGAQTTAGWNYLLEQYELSMSGAEKNKILYALSTSKYREKLMKLIDLGMEGKIIKTQDLASLLHAIARNPKGQQLAWDFVRDNWTHLLKKFGLGSFDVRIIISGTTSHFSSKDELQEVKLFFDSLKAQGLHLDIFQIVLETISKNIKWLEKNLPTLRTWLLART, from the exons ATGGCCAGAACTGAAGGCATAAAACTGCTGTACTG ttcttctaggtTAAATCAATGTATTAAAACATTGTTCAGATCCTATGTGGCGCAACTGGAGCCTATATAGTGCTATGAAGACTATGAGAGTTAGTCTGGAGAGTAACATATCTTCTAGAGAATAGACTTGATATTCCATTCTTCTGCAATGGTTAATTCACACAGAAAACgaatatttaatgtttatataggattttactgTACAGCAATCATCTTACCTAAAATATGCATTTGTTCTCGGTTCTCAATGCCATCTAGTGATCAGTTCAATCAGGACCTTGGGGCTTTCCCGGCAGCCACCAATGGGGAACCATTTCCTTGGCATGAGCTAAGGCTCCCCAACACGGTCATTCCTCTTCACTATGACCTTTTTGTTCATCCAAATCTCACCTCCCTGGACTTCGTTGCATCTGAGAAGATTGAAGTCTTAGTCAGAGATGCCACCCAATTTATCATCTTACACAGCAAAGATCTCGAAATCATGAATGTCACCCTTCATTCAGAGGAAGATTTGAGATACAGGAAACCAGGGAGAAAGCTGGATGTTTTGAGTTATCCTGCTCATGAGCAAATTGCTCTGCTGGTTCCAGAGAAACTTACGGCTGACCTGAAATACTATGTGGCCATTGACTTTCAGGGCAAGTTAGCTGACGGCTTTGAAGGGTTTTATAAAAGCACGTACAGAACTGTTGGTGGTGAAACAAG AACAATCGCAGTAACAGATTTTGAACCAACTGAGGCGCGAATGGCTTTCCCTTGCTTTGACGAACCATTGTTCAAAGCCAACTTTTCCATCACGATAAGAAGAGAGAGCAGACACATTGCACTATCCAACATGCCAAAG GTTAAGACAATTGAACTTGAAGGAGGCCTCTTGGAAGATCATTTTGAAACTACTGTAAAAATGAGTACATACCTTGTAGCCTACATAGTTTGTGATTTCATGTCTGTGAGTGGGACAACCTCATCAGGGGTCAAG GTGTCCATTTATGCATCCCCAGACAAATGGAGTCAAACTCATTATGCTTTGGAGGCATCATTGAAGCTACTTGATTTTTATGAAAGTTACTTTGATATCAACTATCCACTCCCAAAACTGG ATCTAATTGCTATCCCTGACTTTGGATCCGGAGCCATGGAAAATTGGGGCCTCATCACATACAGAGAGACATCACTACTCTTTGATCCAAAGACCTCTTCTGCTTTTGATAAACTATGGGTCACCAGAGTCATAGCCCATGAATTAGCACACCAG TGGTTTGGCAACCTGGTTACCATGGAATGGTGGAATGACATTTGGCTCAATGAGGGTTTTGCAAAGTACATGGAACTTATCTCTGTTAATGCTACATATCCAGAGCTACAATTC GATGACTATTTTTTGGAAGTGTGTTTTGAAGTAATTAAAAGAGATTCACTAAATTCATCCCATCCTATCTCCAATCAAGCAAAAACTCCTACTCAAATACAGGAAATGTTTGATACAATTTCCTACAACAAG ggagcttgtattttaaatatgctcAAGGATTTCCTGAGTGAGGAGAAATTTCGGAAAGGGATTATTCACTACTTAAAGAAGTTCAGCTATCGAAATGCTAAGAATGATGATTTGTGGAGAAGCATGTCAAAT GGTTGTTTAGAAGGTGATTTTACATCTGGTGGATTTTGTTATTCCGATTCCAAGAGGACAAGCAGCACA CTCACCTTTCAGGGGGAAGATGTGGAGGTCAAAGAGATGATGGCTACGTGGACTCTGCAGAAAGGAATCCCCCTCGTGGTGGTTGAGCGAGAAGGACGTTCGCTGAGACTGCGACAGGAGCGCTTCCTGAGCGGGGTGTTCAAAGAGGACCCTGCATGGAGGGCCCTGCAGGAAAG GTACCTTTGGCACATCCCATTGACCTACTCCACGAGTTCCTCTAATGTGATTCacagacacattttaaaatcaaagacaG ATATTCTGGATTTACCTGAAAATACCCACTGGGTGAAATTCAATGTGAACTCAAATGGCTACTATATTGTTCACTATGAGGGGCATGGATGGGACCAACTCATTCAACAGCTGAATCAGAACCACACACTTCTCAGACCTAAGGACAGAACAGGTCTGATCCACGATGCATTTCAGCTAGTAAG TGCAGGAAGGTTGACCCTAGACAAAGCTCTCAACCTGACCCGCTATCTCCAACATGAAACAAGCAGCCTTGCACTGCTCAAAGGTCTGGGATACTTAGAATTGTTTTACCACATGATGGACAGACGCAATATCTCAGATGTCACTGAAAACCTCAAG CATTACCTTCTCCGGTATTTCAAGCCAGTGATTGACACACAAAGCTGGAGCGATGAGGGCTCCGCCTGGGACAGGATGCTCCGCTCCACCCTGTTGAAGCTGGCCTGTGACCTGAACCATGCTCCTTGCATTCGGAAGGCAACTGACCTCTTCTCTCAGTGGATGGAATCCAGTGGGAAATTAAA TATCCCAACAGATGTTTTAAAGATTGTGTATTCAGTGGGTGCTCAGACAACAGCAGGATGGAATTACCTTTTGGAGCAATATGAACTGTCAATGTCAGGtgctgaaaaaaacaaaattctgtaTGCATTGTCAACCAGCAAATACCGGGAAAAGTTAATGAA attaATTGATCTAGGAATGGAAGGAAAGATTATCAAGACACAGGACTTGGCATCTCTTCTTCATGCAATTGCTAGAAATCCAAAGGGACAGCAATTAGCCTGGGATTTTGTAAGAGATAATTGGACACATCTCCTAAAAAA